One genomic segment of Panicum virgatum strain AP13 chromosome 2N, P.virgatum_v5, whole genome shotgun sequence includes these proteins:
- the LOC120660634 gene encoding peptidyl-prolyl cis-trans isomerase NIMA-interacting 4-like produces the protein MGKDSKPKDAKGKGKAASSGGDDAGGKGGKGKGGKSADGLGTCTYVKARHVLCEKQGKINEAYKKLQDGWLDNGDKVPPAEFAKVAQEFSECPSGKKGGDLGWFPRGKMAGPFQEVAFNTPVGAVSAPFKSTHGYHFILCEGRKN, from the exons ATGGGGAAGGACTCGAAGCCGAAGGACGcgaagggcaagggcaaggccGCATCTTCgggcggcgacgacgccggcggcaAGGGGGGCAAGGGCAAGGGAGGCAAGTCCGCAGATGGCCTCGGCACCTGCACCTACGTCAAAG CTAGGCACGTATTGTGTGAGAAGCAGGGGAAGATCAATGAGGCTTATAAGAAGTTACAGGATGGATGGCTGGACAATGGGGATAAGGTTCCTCCAGCTGAGTTCGCTAAG GTAGCACAGGAGTTTTCTGAATGCCCATCAGGGAAGAAAGGTGGCGATCTTGGCTGGTTCCCGCGTGGCAAGATGGCTGGCCCTTTCCAGGAGGTTGCATTCAACACACCCGTGGGAGCTGTTAGCGCACCATTCAAGTCCAC GCACGGGTACCACTTTATCCTCTGTGAAGGAAGGAAGAATTGA